The following nucleotide sequence is from Aspergillus luchuensis IFO 4308 DNA, chromosome 1, nearly complete sequence.
AATATACCGCACTTCGTTGATTTTCGAGCCTGCTGGGTTGCCATTAGAAAAGCGGTTGAGACGTTTGTGGCTCTGCCAGTCCCATATCCTATTTGGTGTTAGCAGAGAAAAGCACGGCTGATCCTAAGCACATACGCAATCGTATCCCTGTCGTCCGCAACTGCGAGATGATCCTCAAACTGGTGGAAGCACATCTTCAAGGGCTGACTGCTGTTAGATAAGAGAGACAATGAGTTATCCCATCGGCTACTGCCGGCTACTCCCTTCAGGGGTTGGGTCTCCGAAATGATCTTTTCGTTGCGACTCCGTCTCCAAAGGCGTTCGTTGTAATCCGCACTACCGGGCTCGTCGGGCTCATTGGGTTTCATCTGGGGTTCCCGGAAGTACTGAATAAGGGTAAGAAGTTGCTCATACTCAATCTGGTTTTCCGCGCTTATTGCATCAAGGAGTTCTGGGATTACCTCTGTGGACCAATCTAGGAACCTGCTCATCAAGGGGATCGTCGGGACAGCAGTGGGATCTCTGGGTTCAAAGCCTCGTGAAGTAGGGGTCGGGGCCTGGTGATACGCAGTCGCGGGAGCGACTTGGTCGTTGACCTCTGGGGGCCGCGTCCATTCGGGAGGGGCTCGTCCTCTGGGTGTCATGGGGACTCGGCTTTTCGGGGCCGTTGACGTTTGCTGCGACTGCGCCTCGCCCGCGGATGAACTGCCGAACGCCAAATTCTTAAGCGATGCAGCGACACTCGCCGTTCGTTTTAGGCTCAGTGAGAGGTAACCTTCTTGTTTCGGCGGTGCAGCGGAAGGAGGAGTCGGCGGTGGCGCCGTCTTCTTTGACTCTGGCCTTTCTCGGACCTGATACTTCTGGGATACACGACTCGAGAGATCCAAGATCTCATTGCGAATCTTGTTGGTTAGCGTCGCCATGggggattgaagaagacagatGTGGATGTAGTCGACCACCATGGCCGCATCTTGGGCAATGTCAGGATGGGGATCAACAGAAAGAATTAGTAGTTGTTTCCAAATAGTACCAAAAGTCGTATTCCGAGACAAAATCTGCGACCTATGGTTGGGATCCGTGGAGCCATTTGCTGAGATATTCGGCACATCCTCTAAGGAAAGACTCCGAGTGCCATCTTGTTCCAGTTTCAGCAGGAGGTTCTGCTTCTCGTCTTGAAATTCCTCATAGGCAGCAACCAGGAACTTGTTCTGGTAGCGCCTCACGAACgttgagaagaagaccaggaGTTCTTTCCTCACCAGGACACTGCCGTCTGCTGCCATAGGTAGCACTGTCATAGCCAGAGACTCTTCTATTTGGGCAACCTGGTCGGTCAAATCAGGGATACCCAAGAAAGTCGTTACTGCATGGAGCATTGCAGCTCGGACCTCGGGGACCGGATCGAAATTAAGCTCGCACAGCCTTGCAGGAGCAGCGCAACGAATGCCCATCCACTTGGCTTCAGGGAAGTCAGACCACAACATGCTAATACAGAGACACGACCATTGCCGCAACAGGGGGTTTTCAACATCCATGAGGTGCTTAAGGCAGGAGTCAAAGAGCTCAGCAGAAAGGCACACATTCTGGCCTTGAGGGTAATTCTTGCAAAAGATCGAGACAATGAACGCACACATCGCTCGATGTTCGCTAGCATTGCCCACGGGAATTGGCGAGGAAGGGTTGAGGATGGAAATGAAGTAATGGATTCCGTTGTCCTTCAACAAATCGTTCTGGACTGTATGATCGACGGCCATGATCCTTGCCCAGATGAAGACCATCACGGGCTTCAGTTCTTGGGCGGCGGACTGCAGGAGCTTTACGACATATGGAAATATCCCGATGCTCAGAGCCAGATGGACAGCCCAAGGTCCTAGATCCAGGAATTTGCTAAGCAATATCAGCGCCCTGAGTCGATGCGCTTGACTGAGAAGGACCTGTAGCACAATCGGAAGCTGATCCGGGGGATTCTTTTCCGTTGGACCTGACGACAAGTAAACCTCAAAAGCGGTAAGCTGCTCGGCAAAGAATGTTGAATGCTGATACTCATATTGCCTGCGGCCCTCCTCGTGGTCAATGAGAGCTGGTAACTGTGACAAGACCATTTCAACTGCCAAATCCCAGCTCTTCCACAGCGGGTGATGATGGGTCTCTGGAAGCTCAGGAGATGAAATAGGATGGCACTTGTATGTTCGCATGATACGCTCGGCGAGCAGGAAATTTCTAAACAAAGCAGCGACCATGAGATCTTGACGGAAGAGCTTCTTGAACAGCGCCCGTGGCAATGTGTTCCAGGCGATAGTGTCCGTGATCGCAGTAAAAATCCAGTTCAGCTCTCCAAGTGGGCTTCTCCGGTCCTGCAAGCGGCCTGGCACTCTGAACTCGTCAATCGAGATATTCGTCTGCAGGGGAttttggaggatgaagaaacgCAGGGCAATCTCAATAGGCGTAGTCAAGCAACAAGTGAAGATATCCGCTGGAAGATCGGGGTTAGTGGGGAGCGACTCTGTCTTCTGACATGCTGCGAGGATGATACAGTCCCCGTAGTTTTGAACGATGGCGTTTGGATCCCGCTTCTTCGCCTCTGCGTTCTCCTTCTCATGTTTCTCGACAAAGGTGTGAAAGTTTGACACAATATTCCCTGCATGCGATACGTCGAAGACAAATAGGCTAGGTCCTGCAAGCCAGGACTGCAAGTCGTAGAGGGATACCGGGATGTACTGAGTGTAATTCTTGTTGAAGACCCAAATCTCACCCGACTGAGTAGGGAGAGGTACACCATGGCCGTTGTAATGGAACAGCACCCGCTCGTCCTTGGCGTTACGGCGCAGAGAAATGCAAAACTTCTTCGTCTCATCGACAGAGGGGTCAAGATATTGCTTGTACCTAGTTCTTAAGCTAAGTGTCTCATATTGCTCCTGCAGTTTCTTTCCGATCTGCTCCATGATCTTGTTGTGACCACCGCCGGTAGTAGACGTGGGATCGACCCAGCATTCCAACTTAGCTGTCGGGTTCGTCTTGACCACATCGGGCGGGTCGACGCCAATATTCAGGCAGATGGCTAGCGCCGCGGAGACGGTCTTCAGGCGGTCCTTCATGCGCCAGTCTTGGCTGGGCCAGCTTCCGACCGGATCCCTAGGGATACCGTTCGTCTCGTGGCGCTTCTCTGTGAAATACATATAGAAATTCTAAAGCAGTCAGATCCGACCGGATTGTAAGCCTTAGCTATCCGTTGCATCTGCTTACCGAGTGCAGGACTTTCAGGTACTCGCTCGAGGTATATTCCTCCTGCCATCCATGTCTCATGGcaatgtcctcttcctcatccccagcAATGGCTTTATCAAGCCCCACTCGGGGCCCATAGTCGCTGCGGGCCCTCTTCAGGGTCGCAATCGGTCTTGCAGAATCCGACGATCGATCCGAAGTCAGTCGGCCATTGTTCTCGATGATCAGGGGGTTCTCGCCTGCAGATGAGCTAGTCGGTCGTTCGGGGGTGATAACGGGAGTCTGTTTGTGCTCCACGGTAGTAAATGATCGGTGATGTCCTGGAACAGGAGCGGGGGATCTGTCACGCGGGGGAATGTGTGTTTCTAGATCCGGACCAAAGGCAACCCGAACAGACTTGTGATGACTCTTCCGAGGTTCGGGATGCGATGCCTGTTGAATTGTGGGCTCCATTCTGAATTCTGGTCAATAAGGGCCTATTATACATCGAAGGTCATCATGTAGCGTGAAGTAACGAGGACGAAGCTGGCCGGGACCTGAACATGCGGAGAAGTTAGCATATAGTccaagatgatggagaaTCTCACATGCGGGGAGTTGGTGTTGCCCAGGCGTCGACTTTAGGGCAGATGCGCGGGTGAATATGTTCTCACCTTATCAATACTCATGTCACAGTGCATGCACTGGGACCAGGCGATTCTCATACCCAATCCGGAGGGTCAGCAGTCAGCAGCCAGCAGTTGGGAGGACGCCCTGTGGCGAGGAAGCTCTGCCACGTTCAGGGAATCCAAAAAGAACTCAAGCACCAGGCGATTCGGTCTCCCCAGGACGTTGAAACTGCTGACACTCCCTTCCAAAGACGCGGGGGGActtggttgatgatgttggttcGGCGAGAACCATGAGCTCTGGCCGGGATCCTCTTGGCATGGCCTGGACGGAACATCGTTGTCCCCGGAGCATATCCAACAACGCCTGCGCTTAACTGGATTAGGCAGCTCCCATGGATGACGATATTTCTGCCGAGGCGGTGGTTGGTTTACTTTTTACGGTGGGAGGAGGTATTGGAAATAtttgtgttttctttttccttcaaAAACATGTACTTTCACATTCATTCTTCATTGTTCATGGTACCTGGAAGCTTACACTAGAAAGTTCACAAGTCACATGTCTAGCAGTTTGACTAAGCGCACCCAGCTCTATGCATGGATAAGAACTCCGGTGTTCATAACGTACCTAAATCGGACTAGATCAGTATAATTTTAACTACTCCATCCACTACCCACCCaagctataattatattaggaGTTCAGGAGAGACATTGACACGGTTCACACTCTATCAAAACGTTGTGATTCATatgcttcttccccaataCAATCTTGAGGATGCAACTGGATACATCAAGACATACACGGACATCAGAAATGATATCTAGAAAATggcgggaaaaaaaaagtgttATGCTCTACTAGTTAGTAATTGCGCTTTTTGTCTTCCCCCACTACTAGctactagtatatacttCGTACACAGTAGCAATATATTTTCGCGACCCTGCTACAGTGGTGGTAAGGAGGCGTGGGGGAGAGAACAGAGACAAGGGACCAAGACGGGTAGGCTTAACGGCGATCGGAGGGCCGTCAGATCATGTTTCGTTTCAGTCGCTCTTCTGTGTGAAACAGTCTGCCCATGTCTGTCGGTATGCCAATACTATGTAAGAGGGTAGACTGGATGCACCCTTCCGACCGAGAAGTTCTGAATAACGACTAGGTATGTTCGGAAGGACGCAGCTTCGATTCCAGCCGACCTTCTTTGCACCCCCAAATGCGCTCTAATTAAAGTGGTAAGAACGGGGCTACTGCAAGCCCTGCAGGCTGGGCCATGTTCACCCATGGGTATGAGCCAACCTCATTGGTGGTGAAGTTAGGGAACCCGATACGGGTGATGGCTTCTGAGTGGCTTGCAAAAGatgaaggggaaaagaaaggcagCACACCATCACGGGACATCTGAAAAAGCACTAAACAAAACCGTCAGCGCCCAGATCACGATGCGCCACTGCCGCCCTGAAAGAAACTAATTGAGAGATGGGAGCATTGCAAATTACGACAGGAAGGGTAGTGGCATCCTGCTACGTAGTACTGACAGGTAGTAAGAAGTACTGT
It contains:
- a CDS encoding ubiquitin-binding TORC1 subunit KOG1 (BUSCO:EOG092609RF;~COG:D;~EggNog:ENOG410PGI1;~InterPro:IPR016024,IPR011989,IPR029347,IPR036322, IPR019775,IPR015943,IPR004083,IPR001680,IPR017986;~PFAM:PF14538;~go_component: GO:0031931 - TORC1 complex [Evidence IEA];~go_function: GO:0005515 - protein binding [Evidence IEA];~go_process: GO:0031929 - TOR signaling [Evidence IEA]), encoding MEPTIQQASHPEPRKSHHKSVRVAFGPDLETHIPPRDRSPAPVPGHHRSFTTVEHKQTPVITPERPTSSSAGENPLIIENNGRLTSDRSSDSARPIATLKRARSDYGPRVGLDKAIAGDEEEDIAMRHGWQEEYTSSEYLKVLHSNFYMYFTEKRHETNGIPRDPVGSWPSQDWRMKDRLKTVSAALAICLNIGVDPPDVVKTNPTAKLECWVDPTSTTGGGHNKIMEQIGKKLQEQYETLSLRTRYKQYLDPSVDETKKFCISLRRNAKDERVLFHYNGHGVPLPTQSGEIWVFNKNYTQYIPVSLYDLQSWLAGPSLFVFDVSHAGNIVSNFHTFVEKHEKENAEAKKRDPNAIVQNYGDCIILAACQKTESLPTNPDLPADIFTCCLTTPIEIALRFFILQNPLQTNISIDEFRVPGRLQDRRSPLGELNWIFTAITDTIAWNTLPRALFKKLFRQDLMVAALFRNFLLAERIMRTYKCHPISSPELPETHHHPLWKSWDLAVEMVLSQLPALIDHEEGRRQYEYQHSTFFAEQLTAFEVYLSSGPTEKNPPDQLPIVLQVLLSQAHRLRALILLSKFLDLGPWAVHLALSIGIFPYVVKLLQSAAQELKPVMVFIWARIMAVDHTVQNDLLKDNGIHYFISILNPSSPIPVGNASEHRAMCAFIVSIFCKNYPQGQNVCLSAELFDSCLKHLMDVENPLLRQWSCLCISMLWSDFPEAKWMGIRCAAPARLCELNFDPVPEVRAAMLHAVTTFLGIPDLTDQVAQIEESLAMTVLPMAADGSVLVRKELLVFFSTFVRRYQNKFLVAAYEEFQDEKQNLLLKLEQDGTRSLSLEDVPNISANGSTDPNHRSQILSRNTTFGTIWKQLLILSVDPHPDIAQDAAMVVDYIHICLLQSPMATLTNKIRNEILDLSSRVSQKYQVRERPESKKTAPPPTPPSAAPPKQEGYLSLSLKRTASVAASLKNLAFGSSSAGEAQSQQTSTAPKSRVPMTPRGRAPPEWTRPPEVNDQVAPATAYHQAPTPTSRGFEPRDPTAVPTIPLMSRFLDWSTEYFREPQMKPNEPDEPGSADYNERLWRRSRNEKIISETQPLKGVAGSSRWDNSLSLLSNSSQPLKMCFHQFEDHLAVADDRDTIAIWDWQSHKRLNRFSNGNPAGSKINEVRYINEDDQALLMTGSSDGVLKVFRNYESAKKVEIVTSFRALPELIPSNRNAGLVLDWQQGQGKALVAGDVKVIRVWNAATEVCTNDIPARSGSCITSLTSDQVAGNIFVAGFGDGAVRVFDQRLKPTTSMVKVWREHKQWITNVHMQRGGLRELVSGSRNGEIRLWDLRMDTPFSTFSATKDTLRTLSVHEHAPVFMVGTNRHEVKTFNVNGTYLSTFEPYSSFLHHNRSSPIASTAFHPHRTLLACAALNDNHINLVNC